In Helianthus annuus cultivar XRQ/B chromosome 9, HanXRQr2.0-SUNRISE, whole genome shotgun sequence, the following are encoded in one genomic region:
- the LOC110877794 gene encoding uncharacterized protein LOC110877794: MEGYRKRKQESQENPNKNIARNFNSGVFEQGESSNRDQINPKEETPRHVLALGNQTSILNQVELALSQESQQNGQKKLRVPPQHRKPHRKATNIPALSLKIGNWEWEAINEGDLVAKFYYGTKKLVWEVLCGSLKKKIEFRWSQISAINAYLDGNQTSRLDIKLKEPPRLCEETMLNPKMRTKWENSSSDFTGDQTRICSQHTIRFAPRVLDCQFAKLLECDERLSNLTKQPFPYHNQFFFQHQTLDFSCNISIHALVPNKDQKGMSVPYAPILAQPVSSFVGHSSYNLPTPVMKLPSLDQKGNSQIPDIPLTHTEELDHILPNHETDKMNAAENINQETNFKSDPTHQSYEMKSATTVNQGTVFEEHNSFLPVESRNGMDDSSNQGNNHFGYVDDQMLSVCGPFPFEEPNSWLHPEFNLHEFSNGACNGVNHIGLSDDDDGIYVNSLWD; encoded by the exons ATGGAGGGTTACAGGAAACGAAAACAAGAAAGCCAAGAAAATCCAAACAAGAACATTGCACGTAATTTCAACAGTGGTGTATTTGAACAGGGTGAATCGTCCAACAGAGATCAAATCAATCCAAAG GAAGAGACTCCAAGACATGTGTTGGCTTTAGGGAATCAAACATCTATACTCAACCAAGTTGAGTTAGCATTGTCTCAAGAATCCCAGCAGAATGGACAGAAAAAGTTACGCGTGCCTCCACAGCATCGTAAACCACATAGGAAGGCTACTAATATTCCTGCACTTTCACTGAAGATCGGCAACTGGGAG TGGGAAGCCATAAACGAGGGAGATTTGGTAGCTAAATTCTACTACGGAACGAAGAAACTGGTGTGGGAAGTTCTTTGCGGCTCCCTGAAAAAGAAGATCGAATTTCGATGGTCGCAGATATCCGCCATTAATGCCTATCTGGATGGAAACCAAACCAGTCGTCTTGATATCAAG TTAAAAGAACCTCCAAGACTCTGTGAAGAGACTATGTTGAACCCAAAAATGCGTACCAAATGGGAGAACAGCTCGAGTGATTTTACTGGAGATCAAACTCGCATTTGCAGCCAACATACTATTAGATTTGCACCGCGAGTACTGGATTGTCAATTCGCAAAACTTTTGGAGTGCGATGAACGTCTATCCAACTTAACAAAACAACCTTTTCCATATCATAATCAATTTTTTTTCCAACACCAAACCCTTGATTTCTCATGTAATATAAGCATCCACGCACTTGTTCCAAATAAGGACCAAAAAGGAATGAGTGTACCTTATGCCCCAATTCTTGCTCAACCAGTTAGTTCCTTTGTTGGACATTCTAGCTATAACTTACCAACTCCAG TTATGAAGCTCCCAAGTTTGGATCAAAAAGGAAACAGTCAGATTCCAGATATTCCATTGACCCACACCGAAGAGCTAGATCATATTCTACCAAACCATGAAACTGATAAGATGAATGCTGCTGAAAATATAAACCAAGAAACAAACTTCAAAAGTGATCCGACCCATCAAAGCTATGAGATGAAGTCCGCCACTACGGTTAACCAGGGAACTGTTTTTGAGGAACACAATTCCTTCTTACCTGTTGAATCCAGAAATGGAATGGATGACTCCTCTAATCAAGGGAATAATCATTTTGGATATGTAGATGACCAGATGCTTAGTGTGTGTGGGCCATTCCCTTTCGAAGAACCAAATTCTTGGTTACATCCTGAATTTAACCTGCATGAATTCAGCAATGGTGCATGTAATGGTGTGAATCACATAGGACtttcagatgatgatgatggaatATATGTAAACTCTCTCTGGGATTAA